The Periophthalmus magnuspinnatus isolate fPerMag1 chromosome 19, fPerMag1.2.pri, whole genome shotgun sequence region ATTCTCTAGAGTTTgaaaactcacaaatattgtgagaatccatcttgctgtgcaagggtTAGGGTTCTATGTACTAAAgtattcaaataaagctttaagCATTATGCTTATTTAGGAAGCTGGTTAggccaaacaaaatattggcctctGTCCGGTATAATGGCCAACCGATATATCTATCTGTCTCTGGTttgaagtcctttcaactgacaagtCACGTTTTGGGGActaaataatggcaccactttctacagacaatgtgaaaaaataatttcacttccgtttatttatgctgacaaagaagactttgaactttgtgtaggttttgtttcatatggataGTGCTAATGACGACATAAATGTAAACCATAAAGTTAAATCAGGTAAACAAACCTGTCATCTGAGAATTAGTTCCAAGATATGGTCTGAAagcatattaaaataaattgttgCTCCAGTAAATAAACAACATGTGCATTTCAGTGAATGTGTACAACTGGTTGACTCACTAACTGGTTTAATGCATGGCCTCCCTCCAATAGAAATATAGATTAATTAGCATGAAAATTAGGAGCCACACCATGAGGACACTGCATTTTAAAAGCAGGGCCCATGATAACTGAAATTGGTTtacaagagagaaaaaagggaaaaggaatgtaaatgtacaaaaatgtctGTTCTAAACTGAATTACATTTTGCAACAGGTTTTGACCTCTGACTACATAATTAAAGACAAGCTACTTAAAGAATTACTCAGGTGAAAAGAAAACCAAATGGAGAAGAGTTATTTTACAAACAACTGCTGCAATCAAAACAGTTTTCATCTACAACCTCTAAtggacatttaaaaaataaagcatatGAACAGTACATGTAAACATTATACTGATAAATCTTGAACCATCCAAAACAATCGAAAACACTTGTCTAAGCACCCATCCTTTACCTTTTGGAGACACATCCAGAGGTATGCAGGTAGAGTACTGTTCCCCTCTGCAGCACTGTGATCTGTAATATGAGTGTTGGCCCATTGAGTCTGCAACCGGATCCAGCAGGAGTCCTGTGGAGCCTGGCAAAAACCTATAAACTAAAGAAAGGCAAAAGAAACAATGTTATTGACCAGTGCTTTGTCACAATGATAATTTGGGAGATAATAAGTGTTTCACCCCTTAAAAGCCTATTTAACTGCCAACACACTAGCAGAACTGTAGCAGATTGCTTACAAAGTTAATGGCAGgtgtaatatttatatatttagggCATAACATTTGAGGGAAACCTTTAATGGCTATTCCTCAATGGTGAGTATCCTTCTCTCCAATACTGATTAAGtgaggtattttatttttgctaatgTCTGAAagatataataaatacattgtttggaGTTCTATACTGAATTAATTCCAAACTTTTAATAATTTACCTCAATAGCAGCAACAGAGTTAACTTCATTATAATAAGACACGTGCACTTCGTGTGGAACAGATgccaaattatattatattgtaaaaatTTAATTGGACGATCTATAAAATATACAAACGTTTATAACCTTTATTCTGCAGCTCAAGTCATGGAAATAGTCAAACTTCTGAAACTTCTGATATGTGTACATCCTCCTGGGGACGCTAGGGCTGCGTGTCCGGCTGTGGCGCTAGTTAGCACAGTTAGCACAGTTAGCACAGTTAGCACAGTTAGCACAGTTAGCACAGTTAGCACAGTTAGCACAGTTAGCACAGTTAGCACAGTTAGCACAGTTAGCACAGTTAGCACAGTTAGCACAGTTAGCACAGTTAGCACAGTTAGCACAGTTAGCACAGTTAGCACAAATAGCACAAATAGCACAAATAGCACAAATGATGCTAAGGAAGTGACTTTGTTGACACAACCTGGGCATGGAGCAAGTGGAGCTGATATGCTGTGCTTTCGACAGAGAAAACTAACAATGTCAGCGTGAGATATGACTTTAGAAAGGCGCTATGTGTGACTTCTTTTAAAAGGTAAGCAGATAAATATATTTCCAAAGAGCGATATGTGATTAGCTAACCTGTTAGGAAGTAACAGTGATGGGCTTCAGTGGAGATCTGATGTAGAAACGTTGAAAACTGCACAATAAACTAAAAGAGAATACTTACAGATATAAATAAATTCATaggtattttaattttgtttattcgTTTTTTATCCCTGGCACAGGTTCACGTCATGGACTTCCTCACCTTATTTGTCATTTATGTGGTTGTGGTTCTAACATGTATAGTCCTTGTCTGCAAATATTCAGGACAGCAGCAGTCTCCTGTCACCATCCTCCTGGACAATCTTGCAAAGGTAATACAATTCAATAAATGAATGATCATGACAATTCAACAGATGAGGGCTATGTAGCTATCATCTcctgaaaacaatacaaaaattaaatCTCAAGTCCTGTTTCATTATTTATGATAGATATTTGGACCAATTACTCCCAAATGGCTTCAAAGGTTTTCTCAGAGGGCTATGCACAAGCTGTTTCACCAAAGGTTTGTTTCATCTATTATGACTGTTTATTATAAGCCTATATATTGTTAAAGGTCTATTTGTTTTGCAATTGTAGAAGCAACATGTTCATCTATATTCATATCCTACTGGAGTTAGCAGTTTATGCAGAGTTTACGTATGAGGTGTTTGGATACTGTCGAGAGATGGACACTACACTGGCCAGTCTGTCTGTGCCGTACATCCTTTTAGCCTTAAAGACACTATTCTTCTGTCTCTGCATTAAAAAGGATCCAGGTAAGACTGTGTGTGTGCCAATACTTTTGAACTCCTTTGTATTATTTCTGACAGTTTTTTTCTTCCCAACAGGCACAGTGACAAAAAAGAAAGTTGCCGGTCAGCTTCATATCTACAAATATGACAGTCGTCTGTTTCACCCTGGAGTCTCCTGTCCAACATGTCAACTTGTCAAACCTGCTCGCTCAAAACACTGcagtaaatatatttgttaCTCAAATAGATTACGGGGTTGATACAGCATAATTATTTCAATTACTACTAGTTTGAtttccatattattattgtacaaaTGTTGTCCACTTTTCTAGGAGTGTGTAATAGGTGTGTCCAACGTTTTGACCACCACTGTGTCTGGGTGAACAACTGCATTGGCTCTCAGAACACCCGCTACTTCCTGCTATACCTCTTCAGCCTGAGTGCTATGGCTGGTGACATTGCCCTGCTAACAGGAGACATGCTGTTACATGCAGTGCTGAGGTCAGGACTCCTGCATGCCAGTTACTTAGATGAGAATGGCCTGCAGCAGCCAGCAGGGCCTCTGTTTGTTGTGCAGGTGAGATGTACTTCTGATTGCTGATGATGTTGCTGTGCAACCATTGGAAGTAAAGTTGTGATACAATTAAAGTAGCTTGTGTAATATGTTCatgctttataataaaatatggtactcctgttttgtttttttcttacagcATCTTTTCCTGACATTTCCTCGAATTATTTTCATGCTGGGCTTCCTGGTCTTCATATTTTTCCTGCTGGCCGGCTATGCCTTGTTTCATACTTACCTTGCTCTTATTAACCAGACTTCTAATGAATGGTACAAAAGTCGAGGATATGTTTGTCAGCACTGTCACCCAGCAACTGCTGACCGCCTGTGCAGCATGTCATCAGACCACTACAAGAGACATTTCTACAGCAAAGGCCTTCTACAAAACATAGGAGAGATTTTCTTCCCTCCACAGCCCGTAcacaaaaaagactaaaatgaaTGTGATATAACATTTATACAATTTTCTGTCAACAAAAGCCAAAGCTGCTACTTGTGTAGAAATCTGTATGAATGTTGTAATCTGAAATGGGCTTGATGATTTCTCAATCCAAGacaaatattgtacattttagcacctgtaaatgtctttttttcttttcttgtttttttggttgttgtttttttttttacaataaaagcaCACTGAGTCTGAATTTGTGCCACTGATTAGGCTGTTGTAAgaacctatatatatatatatatatatatatatatatatatatatatatatatatatatatatatatatatatatatatatatatatatatatatatatatatatatatatatatatagttatctATGTTCATAAGCACCAGTGTTTTTCCTGCTTTTCAATGCAGTTATAAAAGGTAATGCTTTGGAGATTAATTTTAAAATACCCTTTAAAACTATTTTATGATACCCTTTGCCAATTTGTTAGGACCATTGACTATGATATAGAGTTTAGAGTGCGTAGTAATGTGCTCTGTAACAATCTGTGCCCTGATAGTAGGAAAGAGGGCGGGGCTTCATTTGCTGACTCTGTGCCTTTAAGCCGGTGCGGAAGTAACGCTGTAGGGAGAAGGTCAGTCCTTTTAAAGTGGATTTTGACAGCGAATGAATTAAATCAAGTCGGGAGTCCGACGCGTAGACTTAAGCCCCGTCGGCCTGAAAGGCAGAATAAACTTGATCAAACTTGAACATGTCTGGGACCAAATGCACGCGCCTGACCGGGGCGCTCATGAGACAAGTGCTGGAATCTGTGGACAGCGTGTTGTTTGACTGCGACGGGGTGATCTGGAGAGGGGACCAAGCTATTCCCGGAGCTGCGGAAGTCATAAACCTCCTCAAGAAAAATGGCAAGAAAGTATTTTTCGTCACCAATAACAGCAGTAAAACAAGGAAGCTGTATGCGGACAAAATGTCCCTGTTGGGGTTTAACGTGACCGAGGACGACGTGTTCGGAACCGCTTATTGCTGTGCCATGTACCTCAGGACGGTGTGCAAATTGCAGGGTAAAGTGTACCTCCTGGGTAGCAACGCCATGAAGCAGGAGCTGGAGGCAGTTGGGATCCAGCAGACAGGGGTTGGACCCGACCCCATCACCGGGAAACCTGCAGACTGGGCCAACGTCTCCTTGGACCCGGAGGTGAAGGCGGTGGTGGTTGGCTTTGATGAGCatttcagctacatgaagctgAACCGAGCCATGCAATACCTGAACCAGGGCTGTCTATTTGTGGGGACCAACAGGGACACCAGGCTGCCCCTTGAAGGTGGCAAGGCTGTTCCAGGTTggtaaaacttgaataaaaaataccTAAGATAAAAACTAATCACTGAATTGCATGTTAAAGAAATGTGACTGTGTTCTTTTTAGGTACTGGATGTCTGTTACAAGCTGTGGAGGCAGCTGCCCAGCGCCAGGCCCAGACCGTGGGCAAACCAAACCAGTTTATGTTTGACTGCGTGGCCTCTCAGTTTGGTGTAGAGAGGGAGCGGTGCCTGATGGTTGGGGACCGCCTGGACACAGACATCCTCCTAGGCTCCAACTGTGGTCTGAAGACTCTGCTCACCCTCACCGGGGTCAACACTGTGGCAGACGCACAGGAGCATCTGAAGAGTGGCCGTCCAGAGAGGCAGGGCATGGTCCCTGATTACTATGTGGACAGCATTGCAGACCTGTTGCCTGCTTTGAGGGAATAAAGCCTTGGTCAGggacaaagagaaaaacaagtgAACTAGTCACTGCCAACGAGAAGTATCTGCTGCAAGTGTCAGGAGAAAAGACTGTACAGGCCTATTTTAAAATACTCCCGAAATCAGAATTTTAACTGTTAATTCCAGTAttataaataattttatttcatgGACATATATTCGGCCAAAGAGATTATTGTTGTTTGTAAATAGCAATTAACCTTTCTTTTTATGACGTAATATTCTGAAGTAACTCAAAGTCGAACTGAAATAGGAAATGGGGTGACCGTTTGCAACAGAGCTACAAATAACAAAAGGATTTAACAGCTGAGCAAAAGGAACTGAACTTGAATACATGAGCTGTCTTTGTGTGAGTCATTCATTTGAGATGGTTTTCTACTGTTTAAGTTCTTTTAAAGTTATGTTATGTGCAGATTTATGCTCTACACAGGAATTAAAAGTTCTTAACAGTATGTGCTATTTATTATGTAGCATTACCCCCAGCTAACACTTGATGAACTGAAATGTAGGCTGAAGAAATTAATGTGGTGCTGTAACTTATTTCACCctgattttgaatatttaaataattgtaagttcattttatttatatatatatatacacatacacacacatatatacacatataatatatatatacacatattatatatatatatatatatatatatatatatatatatatatatatatatatataaagcagATTAATACCAAGATTTCACcaatccagaaaaaaaaaaatttattccCTTTTTCTTAAAATAATAAGATTACCCACAACACCTTGTTTTAACTCAACATGCATATCACTACATGCAAGGAGGCCCTTGAAAATAAAATTTTGCTGCTGCAAGTCACCTTGGACTGTCATCACCAGGGTGCCCAAAAGTCCGTATATTATTTCCTCTGATGAAAGAATATTTCCGATCTGCGCCTGCCCCAGCCCTTTGTCTATTGTCCTTGCTTGGACATGAGGCCAATTGCTCTCATGTTTGGGCATGTTTGAGAGGTGGAGAAACGGGGTCCATAGAAAGACAGGTGATGCTGAAGGAGTTGCCATGACAgtgagtgaggaagagagagggaagctGCAAGCAGACTAAACTTGGCAAGATGTCATAGATAAGTGTaaagcaggtgatggatttggAGAGAAGTGAAAAGACTGGttggagacagagaaggaggggggaTGCGAcgagacacaagcaggtgggggAGGTCTGAGGGGACAAAAGATAGGCTGGCCAGGTGTACTGGATCTCAGTGTGCGGCAGACATGATCACTGCCCTATGCCGTTAGCTGCGAGAAGGGAGATAAccgagtgaggagcagagacggGACACAGGATGGTGAGGTGCTGGAAACATTCAGAACATCACTTGGATGAGGCACAGTGCACGGTAAGAAGTTGTTTCAATTTTGGGTAAGTTTTCAATCAACCAGGAAATGTCAACATTTTAGAATTTATGTAAATATTGTGATGTGATCAATGGGAGTGATTATTAGTTACGGAAGATGTATTGCAGTCTGCCCCTTGAGGTACACTGTACAATAAGAGTTCAGAATTAGTTGTAAATTCAAAGAAAAATCTAAACATATACTGATTAGTGTTAATACTACTTTTTCAGGATGGGGACCCAATTGCTTCTTCTCCGTTCCACTTCCCCCACAAGGCATTTTGGCCCAGTCTCACTGCAGTTCTGCTCTTGTTTATCCTTGTCTTTGGTTTAA contains the following coding sequences:
- the zdhhc4 gene encoding palmitoyltransferase ZDHHC4, whose product is MDFLTLFVIYVVVVLTCIVLVCKYSGQQQSPVTILLDNLAKIFGPITPKWLQRFSQRAMHKLFHQRSNMFIYIHILLELAVYAEFTYEVFGYCREMDTTLASLSVPYILLALKTLFFCLCIKKDPGTVTKKKVAGQLHIYKYDSRLFHPGVSCPTCQLVKPARSKHCRVCNRCVQRFDHHCVWVNNCIGSQNTRYFLLYLFSLSAMAGDIALLTGDMLLHAVLRSGLLHASYLDENGLQQPAGPLFVVQHLFLTFPRIIFMLGFLVFIFFLLAGYALFHTYLALINQTSNEWYKSRGYVCQHCHPATADRLCSMSSDHYKRHFYSKGLLQNIGEIFFPPQPVHKKD
- the pgp gene encoding glycerol-3-phosphate phosphatase, which produces MSGTKCTRLTGALMRQVLESVDSVLFDCDGVIWRGDQAIPGAAEVINLLKKNGKKVFFVTNNSSKTRKLYADKMSLLGFNVTEDDVFGTAYCCAMYLRTVCKLQGKVYLLGSNAMKQELEAVGIQQTGVGPDPITGKPADWANVSLDPEVKAVVVGFDEHFSYMKLNRAMQYLNQGCLFVGTNRDTRLPLEGGKAVPGTGCLLQAVEAAAQRQAQTVGKPNQFMFDCVASQFGVERERCLMVGDRLDTDILLGSNCGLKTLLTLTGVNTVADAQEHLKSGRPERQGMVPDYYVDSIADLLPALRE